The following are encoded in a window of Pirellulales bacterium genomic DNA:
- a CDS encoding response regulator — MHSPRVLVVDDDRSNSALVSRVLESKGYTVDVAGDGKAALELVRERDYQLAVVDYQMPGMNGVELFREARCLQPALLGVFLTAYANINTVFPAIEAGVERVLAKPLNADELLRLTQDLIGPGSDNTPV; from the coding sequence ATGCACAGCCCAAGAGTTCTTGTAGTTGACGACGATCGCAGTAATTCGGCCCTCGTCTCACGTGTGTTGGAATCGAAAGGTTACACCGTGGACGTGGCAGGCGACGGCAAGGCCGCTTTGGAGCTTGTTCGAGAGCGGGATTACCAATTGGCAGTCGTCGATTACCAGATGCCGGGAATGAATGGCGTGGAATTGTTTCGCGAGGCACGTTGCCTGCAGCCTGCGCTATTGGGCGTGTTTTTGACAGCGTATGCCAATATCAACACGGTGTTTCCGGCAATCGAAGCCGGGGTCGAACGCGTTTTGGCAAAGCCGCTGAATGCCGACGAGTTGCTACGTCTTACGCAGGACCTAATTGGCCCAGGATCCGACAACACGCCGGTTTGA
- a CDS encoding sigma-54 dependent transcriptional regulator — translation MPRLLVVDDDRSVRHLVRQCFEGSDIEVVEVASAEEGLDLLRRQPPDTVLLDINLPEMSGLEAFRAFHALDPKLPVIFVTALDSSDVAIQAMTLGAYDFVMKPLDVTALRKLVGQAIEVRRLMNVPVSVPGTTSKDDRADRLVGRSPAMQDVYKAVGRVAPQNVTVLIRGESGTGKELVARAIYQHSPRSDRPFLAVNCAAIPDALLESELFGHEKGAFTGADQRRIGKFEQCNGGTLFLDEIGDM, via the coding sequence ATGCCAAGACTCCTCGTTGTTGACGACGACCGCTCGGTCCGCCATCTCGTGCGGCAATGTTTCGAAGGTTCCGATATTGAAGTGGTTGAAGTCGCCTCGGCCGAAGAGGGCCTGGATCTGTTGCGCCGCCAACCACCCGATACCGTGCTGCTCGACATCAATCTTCCAGAAATGTCCGGGCTGGAGGCATTCCGCGCATTCCACGCGCTCGACCCTAAGCTGCCTGTCATTTTTGTCACGGCGCTCGATTCGAGCGACGTCGCCATTCAAGCCATGACATTGGGCGCCTACGACTTTGTGATGAAGCCGCTCGACGTGACGGCACTCCGCAAGTTGGTCGGCCAGGCGATCGAGGTGCGCCGCCTGATGAATGTGCCGGTGTCTGTTCCCGGTACGACGTCGAAGGACGATCGGGCTGACCGGCTCGTAGGTCGCAGTCCGGCCATGCAGGACGTCTATAAAGCAGTCGGTCGCGTGGCCCCGCAAAACGTGACCGTGTTGATCCGCGGAGAGAGCGGCACCGGCAAGGAATTGGTCGCCCGGGCAATTTATCAACACAGCCCGCGTTCGGACCGGCCCTTTTTGGCGGTCAATTGCGCGGCCATTCCCGACGCTCTGTTAGAAAGCGAACTGTTTGGACACGAAAAGGGGGCATTTACCGGGGCTGATCAACGTCGCATCGGCAAGTTCGAACAGTGCAACGGCGGGACATTGTTTTTGGACGAGATCGGCGACATG